One window of Candidatus Microthrix subdominans genomic DNA carries:
- a CDS encoding antirestriction protein ArdA yields the protein MRIDETSGAQQAEGAVDAADDEVVQAAVHGEEGRLSRERPPTPPRIYLASLTDYNAGVLHGRWVDADHEAEILGEVAQEMLAESPTAERYGEVAEEYAVHDYEGFGNVRIGEYQSLAEIGELAQGIVEHGAAFGVWWDDIRDMAPEDDPFHSFEERFEGEFSSTTEWAESMLDDMGVSIDHFPGVPEGLWPYVQLDVEGWVRDMEMNGEIRVVEGGRGVYVFGLL from the coding sequence ATGAGGATTGACGAGACGAGCGGAGCACAGCAAGCAGAGGGTGCGGTGGACGCGGCAGATGACGAGGTGGTCCAGGCTGCTGTGCATGGAGAAGAAGGGCGACTGAGTCGAGAACGGCCTCCGACTCCGCCCCGCATCTACCTGGCATCGCTGACCGACTACAACGCCGGGGTCCTACATGGGCGCTGGGTCGATGCAGACCACGAGGCTGAGATTCTCGGTGAGGTTGCCCAGGAGATGCTGGCAGAATCACCGACGGCTGAGCGGTATGGGGAGGTTGCTGAGGAGTACGCCGTCCACGACTACGAGGGTTTCGGCAACGTGCGCATCGGTGAGTACCAGTCGCTGGCGGAAATTGGCGAGCTGGCGCAGGGCATTGTCGAGCACGGCGCTGCCTTCGGGGTCTGGTGGGATGACATTCGGGACATGGCGCCCGAGGATGATCCGTTCCACAGCTTCGAGGAGCGCTTTGAGGGGGAATTCAGCTCCACCACTGAGTGGGCTGAGTCGATGCTCGACGACATGGGGGTGTCGATCGACCACTTCCCTGGCGTACCCGAAGGACTGTGGCCGTATGTGCAGCTGGATGTTGAAGGCTGGGTACGAGACATGGAGATGAATGGGGAGATACGGGTGGTTGAGGGAGGACGTGGGGTGTATGTGTTTGGGTTGTTGTAG
- a CDS encoding site-specific DNA-methyltransferase: MEKADGQGAELQGAAGRPTSGAAARTDKEVVELVEADEVGGRGGCGRILLGDALERLQELSTGSVDTVVTSPPYFLLRNYGVDGQLGAEQTVAQWVSGLRAVMAEVARVLKEDGSVWLNLGDTYSRHDKHGAPPKSLLLGPERLLVGLIEDGWVVRNKLVWAKPNPMPASVRDRLSCTWEPIYLLVRSRSYFFDLDAVRVAPTEGTTRKKPSGKRGCAAKYEAAAGGRPSWSGPLAGDNSGLSAMKRAGRSSHPLGKNPGDVWTQPTAAYRGAHFATFPEGLVERPLLAGCPERTCLSCGTAWRRPPLEQRLGSLAVRAVVRKSCSCAKRDWQPGLVLDPFMGAGTVGVVAERLGRRWLGIELSEEFIGLAEQRIAGARAEREAATETVVDTTTVVDGEKQARNGRGATREEVEHED; encoded by the coding sequence ATGGAGAAGGCAGACGGCCAGGGCGCAGAGCTGCAAGGGGCTGCAGGTCGACCAACGAGCGGCGCTGCCGCTCGGACAGATAAGGAAGTGGTTGAGCTGGTCGAGGCAGATGAGGTCGGTGGTCGGGGTGGTTGTGGGCGGATTCTGCTTGGTGACGCGCTGGAACGGCTGCAGGAGCTGTCGACGGGATCGGTCGACACTGTGGTGACCTCGCCTCCCTACTTTCTGCTGCGCAACTACGGAGTGGATGGACAACTGGGTGCGGAGCAGACGGTTGCCCAGTGGGTGTCAGGGCTGCGGGCGGTCATGGCCGAGGTGGCACGAGTCCTCAAGGAGGACGGGTCGGTCTGGTTGAACCTGGGTGACACCTACTCCCGCCATGACAAGCACGGTGCCCCGCCCAAGAGTCTGCTGCTGGGGCCTGAGCGGCTGCTGGTGGGACTCATTGAAGACGGCTGGGTGGTCAGAAACAAGCTGGTCTGGGCCAAGCCCAACCCGATGCCCGCCTCGGTACGGGATCGGCTGAGCTGCACCTGGGAGCCGATCTACCTGTTGGTGCGTTCACGCAGCTACTTCTTTGACCTGGATGCGGTGCGGGTGGCGCCAACTGAGGGGACGACTCGCAAGAAGCCATCGGGCAAGCGTGGATGTGCCGCCAAGTACGAGGCGGCAGCTGGTGGTCGGCCGAGCTGGTCGGGACCGCTGGCCGGGGACAATTCAGGGCTGAGTGCGATGAAGCGGGCTGGGCGGTCGTCGCATCCGCTGGGCAAGAACCCAGGTGATGTCTGGACACAACCGACTGCCGCCTACCGCGGTGCCCACTTCGCCACCTTCCCCGAAGGGCTGGTCGAGCGCCCACTGCTGGCAGGCTGCCCGGAACGGACCTGTCTGAGCTGTGGGACGGCTTGGCGGCGACCGCCACTGGAGCAGCGGCTCGGTTCGTTGGCAGTACGAGCGGTGGTCAGAAAGTCCTGTAGTTGCGCCAAACGAGACTGGCAACCAGGGCTGGTGCTCGATCCGTTCATGGGGGCGGGCACGGTCGGCGTGGTGGCGGAGCGGCTGGGACGGCGCTGGCTGGGAATTGAGCTCAGTGAGGAGTTCATCGGGCTGGCTGAGCAGCGGATCGCTGGCGCTCGCGCCGAGCGTGAGGCAGCAACGGAAACGGTGGTCGACACCACGACGGTCGTCGACGGAGAGAAACAAGCACGTAACGGGCGCGGAGCGACCCGAGAGGAGGTGGAACATGAGGATTGA
- a CDS encoding replication-relaxation family protein, whose protein sequence is MAEPSKRDLAVLRDVGRLGHASADQLRRLHFAEGSEVGRRRRAQAVLRRLSEDGYLHRLPRRVGGSGSGSAGFVYCLGYRGQRLVFPALFPGRRARTPEEVGTSFVGHSLAVAELVAALVEAEREERCSGMALETEPSCWRDYLGLHGAKRSLRPDLGVRLSVGGQQLVWFVEVDRGTEGLRRIRAKGRQYLEYWRTGQEQQQLGGVFPKVLWSVPDRRRKELLLRTLAELPPPGSEMFEVRTAKGSASLLLGDEMEANEGTEGDEA, encoded by the coding sequence GTGGCCGAACCGTCGAAGCGTGACCTTGCGGTGCTGCGAGATGTTGGGCGACTGGGCCATGCCAGTGCCGACCAACTGCGCCGACTGCACTTCGCTGAAGGGTCTGAGGTCGGTCGGCGACGCCGAGCGCAGGCGGTGCTGCGAAGACTGAGCGAGGACGGCTACCTGCACCGACTGCCGCGGCGGGTCGGTGGCAGCGGAAGCGGTTCGGCCGGGTTTGTCTACTGCCTCGGCTACCGAGGGCAGCGACTGGTCTTCCCTGCGCTGTTTCCAGGCCGACGGGCCCGAACGCCCGAGGAGGTTGGCACCAGCTTCGTCGGGCACAGCCTGGCGGTGGCCGAGCTGGTAGCGGCGTTGGTGGAAGCCGAGCGGGAGGAGCGCTGCTCGGGTATGGCGCTGGAAACCGAACCATCGTGTTGGCGGGACTACCTCGGGCTCCATGGGGCCAAGCGGAGTCTGCGCCCTGACCTGGGCGTGCGGCTGAGTGTCGGCGGGCAGCAGCTGGTCTGGTTCGTAGAGGTGGATCGAGGCACCGAAGGGCTGCGACGGATCCGAGCCAAAGGACGGCAGTACCTCGAGTACTGGCGCACTGGCCAAGAGCAGCAGCAGCTCGGTGGGGTCTTCCCCAAAGTGCTCTGGTCGGTGCCCGACCGACGGCGGAAAGAGCTGTTGCTGCGCACGCTGGCGGAGCTGCCGCCACCTGGAAGCGAGATGTTCGAGGTGAGGACGGCGAAGGGCAGCGCATCGCTGCTGCTCGGTGACGAGATGGAAGCAAACGAAGGAACGGAAGGAGACGAAGCATGA
- a CDS encoding helix-turn-helix domain-containing protein translates to MADSNTKQIEPDGVRLGDAIRRAREALALSLRQLAPLVQLHHSFLARLEAGDYQTAKPAVLQRLSRVLELDERDLFALAGLDAPEGLPAFTPYLRAKYDMSDEAAQALHEYFSFVSEKYEVKERGKPGGDQRAA, encoded by the coding sequence ATGGCAGATAGCAATACGAAACAGATTGAACCAGATGGGGTACGTCTCGGTGACGCGATTCGTAGGGCACGAGAGGCTCTGGCACTGTCGCTTCGTCAGCTGGCGCCACTGGTGCAGCTGCACCACTCCTTCCTGGCACGGCTGGAGGCCGGGGACTACCAAACGGCCAAGCCTGCGGTGCTCCAGCGACTCAGCCGGGTGCTGGAGCTGGACGAGCGGGACTTGTTCGCCCTGGCAGGGCTGGATGCTCCCGAAGGACTCCCGGCCTTCACACCGTATCTGCGAGCCAAGTACGACATGAGCGACGAGGCAGCCCAAGCCTTGCATGAGTACTTCAGCTTCGTCAGCGAGAAGTACGAGGTCAAAGAGCGAGGCAAGCCTGGCGGCGACCAGCGGGCTGCGTGA
- a CDS encoding glycosyltransferase family 4 protein, which produces MSIERLALVTDGPIERQDGVQRYTATVGEWMADQGIDVHYFTSGPRSEPYEAHSGTVHTLARTVSMSGNGNEFGAAVFPRRAQRSMDLLREGGFDIAHVQLPDGPFVGARVRRALGRTATAVVGTYHLMPMGKSDEVLLGAVGRLSRHLDRKLDGLTATSGMVAEFASSVTGRACDVVPPPVQLGSVTKTTHTDPVITYTGRLAKRKGVESLLHGYAELANQWSDAPPLQLIGDGPERHRLERITGQLGLQSRVSFLGRLSDDEMVDHLRRSAMAVYPAIGGESFGLVLVEAMRSGVPVIAASNPGYASTLQGHESQLFPPSNPGAFAEAARRVLSLDNAERKELITKQHVTAEQFSLNQVGPALIESYEQAMVSLHAVVE; this is translated from the coding sequence ATGAGTATTGAACGTCTCGCGTTAGTTACGGATGGGCCGATTGAACGCCAGGATGGCGTGCAACGCTACACGGCAACAGTCGGTGAATGGATGGCCGACCAAGGCATCGACGTTCACTACTTTACGAGTGGACCGCGCTCCGAACCCTACGAGGCGCACTCGGGAACCGTTCACACCCTCGCACGCACAGTGTCGATGTCTGGAAATGGTAATGAGTTCGGAGCTGCAGTCTTCCCCCGGCGTGCGCAGCGAAGTATGGATCTGCTCCGTGAGGGCGGATTCGATATTGCCCATGTGCAACTGCCCGATGGGCCCTTTGTAGGGGCTCGGGTTAGGCGAGCGCTGGGAAGGACCGCCACTGCGGTGGTCGGCACCTATCACTTGATGCCTATGGGAAAGTCGGACGAGGTTCTACTCGGGGCTGTCGGCCGACTGAGTAGACACCTTGATCGCAAGCTCGACGGCCTAACGGCCACTTCGGGGATGGTTGCCGAGTTTGCCTCGTCGGTCACTGGGCGAGCGTGCGACGTCGTGCCCCCACCTGTTCAGTTGGGATCGGTTACCAAAACCACTCACACGGATCCGGTCATCACCTACACCGGTCGTCTCGCGAAACGAAAGGGAGTTGAGTCCTTGCTGCACGGCTACGCCGAGCTTGCGAACCAATGGAGCGATGCTCCTCCCTTGCAGCTAATTGGCGATGGTCCAGAGCGGCACCGCCTGGAACGGATCACGGGCCAACTCGGGCTGCAATCACGGGTGTCTTTTCTAGGCCGTCTCTCGGATGACGAAATGGTTGACCATCTGCGTCGATCCGCGATGGCCGTCTACCCAGCCATCGGCGGCGAGAGTTTCGGTCTCGTTCTAGTGGAAGCAATGAGATCCGGCGTCCCAGTCATTGCTGCTTCCAACCCAGGCTACGCAAGCACCTTGCAGGGGCATGAAAGCCAACTCTTTCCGCCATCCAACCCCGGAGCTTTCGCTGAGGCTGCCCGAAGGGTCCTATCTTTAGATAATGCAGAACGCAAAGAGCTTATTACGAAGCAACACGTCACTGCAGAACAGTTCAGCCTGAACCAGGTCGGACCAGCACTAATCGAATCCTATGAGCAAGCCATGGTATCCCTACATGCTGTTGTAGAATGA
- a CDS encoding ImmA/IrrE family metallo-endopeptidase, translating into MTTQSTTLNLAALSTAALPRHQVLAAVRALMPPRPLEVHEARSIAERQAGRLRNLLDLDGPMVDLDAVASLPRLHVRSQVGLPVSGFSEWSRSRWVIAINGDDHWTRRRFTLAHELKHVLDNPYIEMLYPGRDGAPSGQRAETICDYFAACLLMPRLSVKAAWGQGNQRPDDLAAHFGVSRAAMGLRLHQLGLTSTRRRCGGVGSLAKGRRYERAAAPAVWPSFGLATAQGSLT; encoded by the coding sequence ATGACAACACAATCTACGACACTGAACCTGGCAGCTCTGTCGACAGCGGCCTTGCCTCGTCACCAAGTCTTGGCAGCGGTGCGCGCCCTGATGCCGCCCCGCCCGCTGGAAGTTCACGAAGCTCGCTCTATTGCTGAGCGTCAAGCGGGACGGCTGCGCAACTTGCTGGATCTGGATGGCCCGATGGTCGACCTCGATGCGGTGGCGTCGTTGCCACGGCTCCACGTGCGTTCCCAGGTTGGGCTACCGGTGTCGGGGTTCTCTGAATGGAGTCGCAGTCGTTGGGTGATCGCCATAAACGGCGATGACCACTGGACGAGGCGACGCTTCACGCTGGCGCATGAACTCAAGCACGTGCTGGACAATCCGTACATTGAGATGCTCTACCCAGGACGGGATGGAGCACCGTCGGGTCAGCGAGCAGAGACCATCTGCGACTACTTCGCCGCCTGCCTGCTCATGCCACGACTATCTGTCAAGGCAGCCTGGGGGCAGGGCAACCAGCGACCTGACGACCTGGCGGCACACTTTGGGGTGTCCCGAGCTGCCATGGGACTGCGGTTGCACCAGTTGGGACTGACCAGCACCAGGCGACGTTGCGGCGGGGTTGGCAGTCTGGCGAAGGGGCGCCGCTACGAACGAGCGGCAGCACCTGCTGTCTGGCCTTCCTTTGGGCTGGCGACAGCGCAAGGATCGCTGACATGA